The Capra hircus breed San Clemente chromosome 2, ASM170441v1, whole genome shotgun sequence genome window below encodes:
- the TAS1R2 gene encoding taste receptor type 1 member 2 — translation MGPQGRAACSLLFLLQALAEPAENSEFFLPGDYLLGGLFTLHANVKGIVHLNYLKVPKCKEYEMKVLGYNLMQAMRFAVEEINNDSSLLPDVLLGYEMVDSCYMSNNVQPVLYFLSQDDYFLPIQEDYSHYVPRVVAIIGPDNSEATKTVANFLSLFLLPQITYSAINDELGNKGRFPAVLRTMPGADHHMEAMVQVLLHFRWNWIVVLASGDDYGRENSHLLSQRLAHRDICIAFQETLPTPQPDQTMTPQDQERLEAIVGKLQQSTARVVVVFSPELALHNFFGEVLRQNFTGAVWIASESWAIDPVLHNLAEVQRAGTFLGITTQSVPIPGFSEFRVRRSRLGRPALNRSSGGATCNQECDTCLNTTASFNSILTLSGERVVYSVYSSVYAVAHALHSFLGCNQSGCRKDVVYPWQLLPEIRKVNFTLLGHQIFFNEQGDLSLNLEVIQWRWDLSQNPFRSVASYQPFKRQLKHIQDISWNTPNNTIPVSMCSKNCQPGQKKKPVGLHPCCFECIDCAPGTFLNQTLDEFDCQPCPSSEWSHRKDTSCFKRKLAFLEWDEAPTIAVVLLASLGFLSTLAVVVIFWRHAQTPVVRSAGGPMCFLMLAPLLMAYAAVPVYVGPPSVSSCLFRQAFFTLCFTVCISCITVRSFQIVCVFKMARRLPRAYGCWGRYHGPYVFVASVVMLKLVIVASSILATTAMPTTRVDPDDPRIMILSCNPNYHRGLLINTSLDLLLSVLGFGFAYTGKELPTNYNEAKFITFCMTFYFSSSVFLCTFMAVYSGVLVTILDLLVTVLNLLGISLGYFGPKCYLILFYPERNTPAYFNSVIQGYTMRKD, via the exons ATGGGACCCCAGGGGAGGGCAGCCTGCTCCCTGCTCTTCCTGCTGCAAGCCCTGGCTGAGCCGGCAGAGAACTCAGAGTTCTTCCTGCCTGGTGATTACCTCCTGGGTGGCCTCTTCACCCTCCATGCCAACGTGAAGGGCATTGTCCACCTCAACTACCTGAAGGTGCCCAAGTGCAAGGA GTACGAGATGAAGGTGCTGGGCTACAACCTCATGCAGGCCATGCGCTTCGCGGTGGAGGAGATCAACAATGATAGCAGCCTGCTGCCCGACGTGCTGCTGGGCTACGAGATGGTGGACTCCTGCTACATGTCCAACAACGTCCAGCCTGTGCTCTACTTCCTGTCTCAGGACGACTACTTCCTGCCCATCCAGGAGGACTACAGCCACTACGTGCCCCGCGTGGTGGCCATCATAGGTCCCGACAACTCCGAGGCCACCAAGACCGTGGCCAacttcctctccctcttcctccttccacag ATCACCTACAGCGCCATCAACGACGAGCTGGGCAACAAGGGCAGGTTCCCCGCGGTGCTGCGCACCATGCCGGGCGCGGACCACCATATGGAGGCTATGGTGCAGGTGCTGCTGCACTTCCGCTGGAACTGGATCGTCGTGCTGGCCAGCGGCGACGACTACGGCCGCGAGAACAGCCACCTGCTCAGCCAGCGCCTGGCGCACCGCGACATCTGCATCGCCTTCCAGGAGACGCTGCCCACGCCGCAGCCCGACCAGACCATGACGCCGCAGGACCAGGAGCGTCTGGAGGCCATCGTGGGCAAGCTGCAGCAGAGCACGGCGCGCGTGGTGGTGGTGTTCTCGCCGGAGCTGGCCCTGCACAACTTCTTCGGCGAGGTGCTGCGCCAGAACTTCACGGGCGCCGTGTGGATCGCCTCCGAGTCCTGGGCCATCGACCCGGTGCTGCACAACCTCGCCGAGGTGCAGCGTGCCGGCACCTTCCTGGGCATCACCACCCAGAGCGTGCCCATCCCGGGCTTCAGCGAGTTCCGCGTCCGCCGCTCCCGCCTCGGCCGGCCCGCCCTCAACAGGAGCAGCGGGGGAGCCACCTGCAACCAGGAGTGCGACACCTGTCTGAACACCACCGCGTCCTTCAACAGCATCCTCACGCTCTCCGGCGAGCGCGTGGTTTACAGCGTGTACTCCTCCGTCTACGCCGTGGCACACGCGCTGCACAGTTTCCTGGGCTGCAACCAGAGCGGCTGCCGCAAGGATGTGGTCTACCCTTGGCAG CTGCTTCCGGAGATCAGGAAGGTCAACTTCACCCTCCTGGGCCACCAAATCTTCTTCAATGAACAAGGGGACCTGTCCCTGAACCTGGAGGTTATCCAGTGGCGATGGGACCTGAGCCAGAACCCTTTCCGGAGCGTCGCCTCCTACCAGCCATTCAAGCGGCAGCTGAAGCACATCCAGGACATCTCCTGGAACACCCCCAACAACACG ATCCCTGTGTCCATGTGCTCCAAGAACTGCCAGCCTGGGCAGAAGAAGAAGCCGGTGGGCCTGCACCCCTGCTGCTTCGAGTGTATCGACTGTGCCCCGGGCACCTTCCTCAACCAAACCTTAG ATGAATTTGACTGCCAGCCCTGCCCAAGCTCCGAGTGGTCCCACAGGAAAGACACCTCCTGCTTCAAGCGGAAGCTGGCCTTCCTCGAATGGGACGAGGCCCCCACCATAGCCGTGGTCCTGCTGGCCTCGCTGGGCTTCCTCAGCACCCTGGCCGTGGTGGTCATCTTCTGGAGGCATGCTCAGACGCCCGTGGTGCGCTCGGCGGGCGGGCCCATGTGCTTCCTGATGCTGGCGCCGCTGCTGATGGCGTACGCGGCGGTCCCCGTGTACGTGGGGCCCCCCTCGGTGTCGTCCTGCCTCTTCCGCCAGGCCTTCTTCACGCTCTGCTTCACcgtctgcatctcctgcatcaccgTGCGCTCCTTCCAGATCGTCTGCGTCTTCAAGATGGCCCGACGCCTCCCGCGTGCCTACGGCTGCTGGGGCCGCTACCACGGGCCCTATGTCTTCGTGGCGTCCGTCGTGATGCTCAAGTTGGTCATCGTGGCCAGCAGCATTCTGGCCACGACTGCCATGCCCACCACCCGCGTGGACCCCGACGACCCCAGGATCATGATCTTGTCCTGCAACCCCAACTACCACCGGGGGCTGCTGATCAACACCAGCCTGGACCTGCTCCTGTCCGTGCTGGGCTTCGGCTTCGCCTACACGGGCAAGGAGCTGCCCACCAACTACAACGAGGCCAAGTTCATCACCTTCTGCATGACCTTCTACTTCTCCTCCTCCGTCTTCCTCTGCACCTTCATGGCTGTCTACAGCGGGGTGCTGGTCACCATCCTCGACCTCCTGGTCACCGTGCTGAACCTCCTGGGCATCAGCCTGGGCTACTTTGGCCCCAAGTGTTACCTGATCCTCTTCTACCCGGAGCGCAACACGCCGGCTTACTTCAACAGCGTGATCCAGGGCTACACCATGCGGAAGGACTAG